A window of Streptomyces sp. SAI-127 contains these coding sequences:
- a CDS encoding DMT family transporter: MSVLVLILAVSAACCLGFGFVLQQNAARQAPLSDFLSPRLLLDLVKVPRWLGGIGLMVAGMALGAIALGHGEVSLVEPLLATNLLFALALSRKQTKQPLGRQGWAGLALLAGGVTAFIVAGEPSGGTAVTDPFRHWLIIGAMIGLALLLTTYAKRSRLSSGPVLLSLAAGLLYGVQDALTRVSGQRFSEGGLAELLTAWQPYAVLALGVTGLILVQSAFETAPLRMSLPALTAAQPLAGIICGVGFLGDRLRTDTAALTWEALGLAAVVAGIVLLGMHPAMPRGAARPEPARDLQPS; the protein is encoded by the coding sequence GTGTCGGTTCTGGTTCTGATTCTCGCCGTGAGTGCTGCCTGCTGCCTGGGCTTCGGCTTTGTGCTGCAGCAGAACGCGGCCCGTCAGGCCCCGCTGAGCGACTTCCTCTCGCCCCGGCTCCTCCTCGACCTGGTGAAGGTGCCGCGCTGGCTCGGCGGCATCGGCCTGATGGTGGCCGGCATGGCCCTCGGCGCGATCGCGCTGGGCCACGGCGAGGTCTCCCTGGTCGAACCCCTCCTCGCCACGAACCTCCTCTTCGCCCTGGCCCTCTCCCGCAAGCAGACGAAGCAGCCGCTGGGCCGCCAGGGCTGGGCGGGGCTCGCACTGCTCGCGGGCGGGGTGACCGCGTTCATCGTGGCGGGCGAGCCAAGCGGCGGTACGGCGGTCACCGACCCCTTCCGCCACTGGCTGATCATCGGCGCCATGATCGGCCTCGCCCTGCTGCTCACGACCTACGCCAAACGCTCCCGCCTCAGCTCGGGCCCGGTCCTGCTCTCCCTGGCCGCCGGTCTGCTGTACGGCGTCCAGGACGCCCTCACCCGGGTCAGCGGCCAGCGCTTCTCCGAGGGCGGCCTCGCCGAGCTGCTGACCGCCTGGCAGCCGTACGCCGTGCTGGCCCTGGGGGTCACCGGGCTGATCCTGGTGCAGAGCGCGTTCGAGACCGCGCCCCTGCGGATGTCACTGCCCGCACTGACCGCGGCCCAGCCGCTCGCCGGGATCATCTGCGGGGTGGGCTTCCTGGGAGACCGACTGCGCACCGACACCGCCGCGCTGACCTGGGAGGCGCTGGGGCTCGCGGCCGTCGTCGCGGGCATCGTGCTGCTGGGGATGCACCCGGCGATGCCGCGCGGGGCCGCCCGGCCGGAACCCGCGCGCGACCTCCAGCCGAGCTGA
- a CDS encoding APC family permease, which yields MATESSSKSRPEISTFKGQDRALRAGRLGTGGLLLSVLAATAPLMVVAGVMPTTFAVMGIVGQPLLYVVLGLVLVLFSVGYAEMSRHVHNAGAFYAYISRGLGGTAGASAALVALVAYNALQVGIYGIFGFEVSGLFATYADLSVAWWIPALVAALVVGALGWLKIDVNARVLGVLLIVEVALVVIFDVAAVADPAAQGLSLHAFNPDTLSGAGVGTALCFCIAAFLGFEQAPVYAEETSRPHILVPRVMFLAVGGVAVFFALSSWALTVATGPSAVVAESQKQSAGLLFGLTESRLGGTFTDVLHVLFVTGMFAAMLSFHNVVARYAFAMGREGLLPAAFGRTNSASGAPGTGSLLQTAVSVVVVVVFAIADDKPTGDPTVPVLHLFTWFGNIGSLGVILLMAAASASVIAFFVRRGAVGAQAWRLVTSALAGIALLVIAVYTVKDFDVLVGAGPGSSLSWLLPGIIGLAVVVGLAQGLILRARRPEAHARIGLGNEAFQLEKAAEEAS from the coding sequence ATGGCCACCGAGAGTTCCAGCAAGAGCAGACCAGAGATCAGTACGTTCAAGGGGCAGGACCGCGCGCTGCGCGCCGGCCGCCTCGGCACCGGAGGCCTGCTGCTCTCCGTCCTCGCCGCGACCGCCCCCCTCATGGTCGTCGCGGGTGTCATGCCCACCACATTCGCGGTGATGGGGATCGTCGGCCAGCCCCTCCTCTACGTCGTCCTCGGCCTGGTCCTCGTCCTGTTCAGCGTCGGCTACGCCGAGATGAGCCGGCACGTCCACAACGCGGGCGCCTTCTACGCCTACATCTCGCGCGGACTCGGTGGCACGGCCGGGGCGAGCGCGGCCCTCGTCGCCCTGGTCGCCTACAACGCCCTCCAGGTCGGCATCTACGGCATCTTCGGGTTCGAGGTCTCCGGGCTGTTCGCCACCTACGCCGACCTGTCGGTGGCCTGGTGGATACCGGCGCTGGTGGCCGCGCTGGTCGTGGGCGCGCTGGGCTGGCTGAAGATCGACGTCAACGCGCGCGTGCTCGGTGTCCTGCTCATCGTCGAGGTCGCCCTGGTCGTCATCTTCGACGTCGCCGCGGTCGCCGACCCCGCGGCCCAGGGCCTGTCCCTGCACGCCTTCAACCCGGACACCCTCAGCGGCGCCGGTGTCGGCACCGCCCTGTGCTTCTGCATCGCCGCCTTCCTCGGCTTCGAGCAGGCGCCCGTGTACGCCGAGGAGACCAGCCGGCCGCACATCCTGGTGCCGCGCGTGATGTTCCTGGCCGTCGGTGGCGTCGCCGTGTTCTTCGCGCTCAGCAGCTGGGCCCTCACCGTCGCCACCGGGCCCTCGGCGGTCGTCGCCGAGTCGCAGAAGCAGAGCGCCGGACTGCTCTTCGGGCTCACCGAGTCCCGCCTCGGCGGCACGTTCACCGACGTCCTGCACGTGCTGTTCGTGACCGGCATGTTCGCGGCCATGCTCAGCTTCCACAACGTGGTCGCCCGCTACGCCTTCGCGATGGGCCGCGAGGGCCTGCTGCCCGCCGCCTTCGGCCGCACGAACAGCGCGAGCGGCGCGCCCGGCACCGGCTCGCTGCTCCAGACCGCCGTGTCCGTGGTGGTCGTGGTCGTCTTCGCGATCGCCGACGACAAGCCCACCGGCGACCCGACCGTGCCGGTCCTGCACCTGTTCACCTGGTTCGGCAACATCGGCTCCCTCGGCGTGATCCTGCTGATGGCGGCCGCTTCCGCCTCCGTGATCGCCTTCTTCGTCCGGCGCGGCGCGGTGGGCGCCCAGGCCTGGCGGCTGGTCACCTCTGCCCTCGCGGGCATCGCCCTGCTGGTGATCGCCGTCTACACGGTCAAGGACTTCGACGTCCTGGTCGGGGCGGGCCCCGGTTCCTCGTTGAGCTGGCTGCTGCCCGGCATCATCGGGCTCGCCGTGGTGGTGGGCCTGGCGCAGGGACTGATCCTGCGGGCCCGCAGGCCCGAGGCGCACGCCCGGATCGGGCTCGGCAACGAGGCGTTCCAGCTGGAGAAGGCGGCGGAGGAGGCGTCGTAG